GGCCGAACTTCGGCCACTATGTAGCCGCCTACAGTATCGAAGCGTTCATGGATACGCTGGAGTTCAAGGACAAGATGGACGAGTTCCTCACGATGCTGAGGACGACGAAGACCGCTCCCGGCCACGACCGTGTGATTTACGCCGGCATCCTGGAGGCGGAGGCGATGGCCGACCGCAAGGCCAACGGCATACCCTACCACCCCGAAGTGATTGAGTGGTTCAAGGGCATCTGCAGGGAGCTGGGGATTGCGTACAACCTGACCTAACGCGTATCGCTCTTACCTCAAGGCCCAAAGGGCCGTAATGGCTCAGCCCAGGGAGGAGCCTCGTAGGCTCCGCGAAGGGGCGACCCTTTCGCTCCTAACCCAGGGCTACTGAGTCATCCCGGCCCGTTGGGCCTTGAGAGACTTACTTGGGAGACGCACCCTCTTGAACCGCCCGCTGAAGATCACTCTCATTGCCGCCGCCTCGCTGGCCGCGCTGCTGAGCTGTGGCCTCCTCGCGGGGGCGTGGTACGTATCGGGCATCCTCAAGCACGACGGGCTGATCGTGAGGGATGGTCCGCCAGTGTACGACCTCGCGGTGGTAGCCGTGGACACTGACTCTATACGCCTTCGCACGTCCGAGCTGACAGGCGACGCCATCCGGTGGAAGACTGCGGGCGAATCGGGCTTCAGGGAGAGAATGACTACGGCAGGGTTCGGGACGATTCTTGAGCTCACCGACTCCGAAGTTGAACGAGAATTCGAGCAGGTGCACGGAACGTTCGAGCCCGGAGACCGGGTCCGCATCGATAGGTTCACATACGACAACGATCCCCTGACGGCGCTTGGACTGGGGTACCAGGACGTCGAGTACGCGTCACCATTTGGCAGCTTCCCCGTGTGGTACTTCCCCGGGAGCCGCGACACGTGGGTCGTATTCGTCCACGGCAGAACGGCCAACCGCGAGGAGGCCTACCGCATGCTCCCGACTGTGCTGGACATGGGCTTCCCGGCTCTGGTCATATCGTACCGCAACGACCCCGACGGCATCGCCACCGAGAAGCGCCTCTACGAGTTCGGCCAGACGGAGTGGGAGGAGCTCGAAGGCGCAGTGAAGTACGCCACAGACAATGGCGCTGAGGATGTGGTGCTCGTCGGCTTCAGCATGGGCGGAGCAATAGTGACGAACTTCATGTACCAGTCCGACCGCACGAAGGACGTCCGCGCTCTGGTCATGGACTCGCCGATGCTCAACTTCAACGCGACTGTGGACAAGGGAGCGGAGGACCGCGGGCTGCCGGGGCCGTTCGCCTGGCTCGCAAAGTACGTGGCGCAGGTGCGGTTCGGCGTGCATTGGGGAAAGCTGGACTACCTGAGGGACGTGGACAGGCTGGAGGCGCCGATCCTCCTCTTCCATGGCGACGCGGATGAGACGGTGCCAAAGTCCACGAGCGACGCGCTGGCGGCGGCACGGCCGGACATCGTGACATACATCGAAACGCCCGGCGCGACGCACGTGGGGTCGTGGAACGTGGACAGAGCGCGGTACGAGGCGGCGGTGCGGGAATTCCTCAGCAAACCGTAGCCCGCGCGATTCATCGCGCCTGTTTCGTTCACAAGCCATGGCCGTCAGCAACCCGGGCGCGATGAATCGCGCGGGCTAAAACATCCCCTTCACCCCCACCACCACCTGCTCCTTTGCCACCGCCTCACCTTGGCCGTCCTTGCGCGCTTTGACCTCAACGACGCCCTGCTTGAGGTTGCGCGGGCTGACCACCAGACGTACCGGCAGGCCGATAAGGTCCGCGTCATTGAACTTCACGCCGGCGGACTCCACGCGGTCGTCATACAGCACCTCGACGCCTGCGGCCGTTAGCTCCCTGTAAAGCGCGTCCGCCGCCTCGGCCACTTCCGGCTTGTCGACGTTGAGCGCCGCCAGGTGGACCTGCCACGGCGCGACCTCGCGGGGAAAGACAATCCCCTTCTCGTCATTGTTCTGCTCTATCGCCACCGCCAGCAGGCGGCCGACTCCGATGCCGTAGCAACCCATGATTATGGGGTGCTGCTCCCCGGCGGCGGACTGGTCGGCGAAGACCGCGTTGAGCGCGTCTGAGTAGCGCGTGCCGAGCTTGAAGACGTGGCCGACCTCTATTCCGCGCTTCGTCGCAAGCGGGCCGCCGCACCTAACGCACTCGTCGCCCTCGCGCGCCTGGGCGATGTCTGCGATCAGGTCTACCGTGAAATCGCGATCGAGGTTCGCGTTCCTGATGTGGTAGTCCGGCCTGTTCGCGCCAACGACCCAGTTGGCGCCGAGCTTAATCGGGTCGTCCGCGATGACCCGAACGCCTGCCACGCCGACCGGCGACGCCGAACCGGCGACGATGCCGTTGGCCTTCACCTCTTCCGGCAACGCGATGCGCAGGTCCCTCACCTTGAGGGTGTTCTTGAGCTTGACCTCGTTAATGTCCAGGTCGCCGCGTATGACCACGAACGTGAACTTTCCGTCCGCCATGTAGAAGACGGCCTTGAGCGTCTTCATCGTCTCTATCTCCAGGAACTCCGCGAGCTCGTCTATCGTCTTCAGCCCCGGCGTGTGCACGTCCTCCAGCTTGCGCGGGCGCTCAATGAAGTCCGGCGGCGGCTTCACGAACGAGGCCTTCTCGGCGTTGGCGGCGTAAGAGCACCGCCCGCAGACGATCAGTGTGTCCTCGCCAGCGTCCGAGAGCGCCATGAACTCATTCGAGTCCTTGCCGCCGATCGCGCCTCTGTCCGCCTCTACCATAATAAAGTTGAGGCCGCACCGCCTGAAGATGTTGTTGTACGCCTTCACCATCGCCTGGTAGGTCGTATCCAGGTCCGCCCAGTCCGCATGGAAGCTGTAAGCGTCCTTCATGTCGAACTCGCGGACGCGGATGAGGCCGCCTCGCGGGCGCGGCGCGTCGCGGAACTTCGTCTGTATCTGGTAGAGCGTGAGAGGGAGGTCGCGGTAGCTGCGGACGTTCGCCCGCACCATCATCGTCAGCACCTCCTCGTGGGTGGGCGCAATGACGAGGGGGCGCTCCTTGCGGTCCGTGACCTGGAAAAGGTCCGGGCCGAACGCTGCCGTCCTGCCGGTCTGGTCCCATATCTCGCGGGGCTGAAGCGTGGGCATGCGCAGCTCCTGCCCGCCCTCGGCGTCCATCTCCTGCCGGATGATCTCCTCGATCTTGCGGAGGGAGCGCCACGCCAGCTGCAGGTAGCTGTAGACGCCGGAGGCGACCTGGTAGATGCCGCCCGCCCGCAGCATGAGCTTGTGGCTGGTTAATTCTGCCTCCGCCGGCTCCTCCCGCAGAGTCTTGCCGAAGAGTTTTGACAGGCGCATTGGCGTATGACCTCGTGCCGACGACGAATTGGTTCAGAGCAGTCTGCAACGTATGGAAGCGGTTACGCGAGGGAGCGTCCGAAATAGCCGGTGGCCAACCCCCTGCCACCCTGAGCGACAGCGAAGGGTCTAAGAACCGCACCTGGGATAGTGACCGCTATGACCTGCTACGCTCTTAGACCCTTCGCTGTCGCTCAGAATGGCAAATTGGGGTATTTATTCCGATGGTACCGTGGCCGCAGACGCAAAAAAGAAGCGGCCCATGGTGATGACAACATGGACCGCCGTGAATCTAGCGACTGACTACTTCGCGGCCGTCGCCAGCTCCCCTTCCGCCTTTTTGACCTCTTCCATGAGCGCCGTCAGCATGTCCGTCTCTTCCACGATGCGGGCCTTCTGGCCCTTGCGGAAGATGATGGCGCGGCCTGCCCCTGCGGCGATGCCCACGTCCGCGTCCTTCGCCTCGCCCGGGCCGTTAACCTCGCAGCCCATCACGGCCACCTTGATTGACGTCTTCGTGGTCTTGAGAAGGTCGCCGACGGTGTTGGCGAGCCTGCGGATGTCCACGTCGGCGCGGCCGCAGCTCGGGCAGGCGACGAGCACGGCGCCCTGCTTGCGGAGCTCCAGCGACTTCAGTATTTCGAAGCCGGTATAGACCTCTTCCTTGGGGTCGTCGCTCAGGGAGACGCGAATGGTGTCGCCGATGCCTGCGTACAGGAGCGTGCCCAGGCCGATGGCGCTGCGGATGCTGCCGGACTTTGCCGTGCCGGACTCCGTGATGCCGAGGTGCAGCGGGTACGGCACCAGGTCGGCCATGCGTTTGTAGGCCTCGACGGTGGTATCGATATCGAACGCCTTGAGCGATATCTTGATCAGGTCGAAGTCGAGCGCCTCAAGCAGGCCGATCTCCCAAAGGCCCGTCTCGACCATGTGGTCGACGACGTTGTACTCGCCCTCGACGGCGTCGCCGGCTTTCTTGAGCTTGTTCACTCCGTCGGTGTGGCGGGACTGGCCGCGCGCCTTGCCAATGCTGCCCACCGGAGGCAGGCTGCCGAAGTTGACGCCGATGCGGATAGGCACCTGGCGGGACTTTGCCTCGCGGACGACCTCTTTGACCTTTTCCGGGTCGCGGATATTCCCGGGATTGAGGCGGAGGCAGTCCACGCCGCTCCGGAGCGCCTCGAGGGCGAGCTGGTAGTGGAAGTGGATATCCGCCACGACAGGGATTTTGACCTGCTTCTTGATATCCGCCAGCGCCTTCGCGGCCTCCATGTCCGGCACGGCGCAGCGGATGATCTCGCAGCCGACCTCCTCCGCGCCCTTTATCTGGGCGACCGTCGCGGCCACGTCGCGCGTGTCGGTCTTGGTCATCGACTGGACGGTGATGGGCGCGCCGCCGCCGACCTTTACGCTGCCCACCTGTATCTGCTTGCTGATTCGCCGCTTTCGCACGATTGGACTCCCAGTTTGTCTTCGGCTTAATCCCCTTCCCTCTCAGGGAAGGGGCAAGGGGTTAGGTTGTCTTACCTCAGGAAACTTTCGCCGTTGATAATCTTGATTATGTCCCTGTAGCTTATCACCACGATGAGACCAATGAGGACGATAAAGCCGACCATGTGCACGAGGCCCTCGCGCTCGGGCGAGATGCGCTTGCCGCGCCGCACCCACTCTATCACAACAAACAGCAGGCGGCCGCCGTCCAGCGCCGGAATCGGCAGCACGTTGATGATGCACAGGCTGATGCTTAGAAGCGCCATGAGCTCCAGGATTGGCATGAGGCCGCCCACTTCTGCGACTTCACCGGTCACCTGGGCGATGCCGACCGGCCCGGCAAGGCCGGGGTCAGGGCCGCCTGCGAACCACTGCGTGAAGCCGTTCTTGGTGAGGACAATTACTTCCCACACCTGGCCGAACGCCATCGGGACCGATTCCCATATTGGGAAGCTCTCCTTCACCATGTGCACATTCGCCGTGCCGATCCTGACTCCTACGGCGCCTTCCTTCCACTTGTTGCCGAGCTTGACGTTCGGGTTGAGCCGCTGGGCTTCAACCAGCGGTATTTGCGTGGCCGGGTCGGTCACGGTCTCAACAACAGTCCTGGTCGGCGGGTTGAGCCTCGGAACAACAGTTACATTCTCTACCGGCGCGGTGTCCGGCGAGAACGGCAGGCCGGAGACGATGACGGTCCGGCGCACGGTGAGCTGGACTTGCTTGCCGAGGTTCGAGTTGATGACCTGGGCAAGGTCTATATGCGTCTTCACAGGCGCGCCGTTGGCCTCCAGGACTACGTCCTGGGACCGCAGGCCCGCCTGATGGGCAGGAGAGTTGGGTTCGACGCCGGTGATTACCACTGTGCCGACGGGGACATCGTGCGGGAGAGTAAACAGGGTCGTGAAGACGACGATGGGAAACAGAAAGTTCATAAATGAGCCGGCGACTAGCACCACGGAGCGTTTCGCCGGGTGCTGGCGCGCAAAGCTCTGGGGGTCGGTTGGGTCTTCTTCCCCGGCCATCTTGACGAAGCCGCCGAAGGGCAGCCAGTTCAGGGAGTAGATCGTCCCGCGGTAGGTGAAACCTACCATCCGCAGCGGGAAGCCGAATCCGAACTCCAGGACCTTGATGCCGAAGAGCTTGGCTGTGACGAAGTGGCCCAGCTCATGTATAAAGACCAGGAAGCCAAGGACAGGAAATATAAGGAGCCACGACGGCAGGCCAAAAAGCAATTATGCCTCCTCCACTACCTTGCGCACCCGTTCCCGCCCAATGGAGGCCGCCAGGAGCACGTCCTCTATCGACGGGTCATCACACGACTCGAAGTCCCACAGCGCCTCCCGGATGACACTGTGAATGTCAAGAAAGCCTATTTTCCGGGCGAGGAACATGTCCACAGCCGCATCGTCCGCGCCGCAGAGCGCCGCCGGCCAGGTGCCGCCCCGCTTCGCCACCTCGATGGCAAGCTCGAAGCACGGGTAGCGCTTCGGCCTCATTTCCTGGAACGTCAGCGCCGCCGAAACGACAGGGTTAAACCTGGTGATGTTCTTGTTGTACACCCTGTCCGGGTAGAGGAGGGCGTACTGGATGGGCAGCCGCATGTCAGGCGGGCTGATCTGTGCCTTCACGGAGCCGTCCACGAATTCCACCATGGAGTGGATGAGGCTCTGTGGGTGAATGACGACTTCAATCTGCTCCCACGGCACTCCGAAAAGGTAGTGCGCCTCTATTACCTCAAACGCCTTGTTCATCAGCGTCGCGGAGTCGATGGTGATCTTTTTGCCCATCGTCCACGTGGGGTGCTTGAGCGCCTGCTCGGGGGTAACGGCGGCGAGCTGCGCGGGGTCCAGGTTTCGGAACGCGCCGCCGGACGCCGTAATGATCAACCTGGATATGCTCATATCCTCGCCGCGCAGGCACTGCCAAATGGCGTTAGGCTCGCTGTCCAGCGGCAGGATCTGTACGTTTCGCCTGCGGGCGAGCTCGGTCAGCATGCCGCCAGCGAGAATTATCGACTCCTTGTTCGCAAGGGCGATGTGCTTGCCGGCGTTGATGGCGGCGATGGTTGGTGCAAGAGACACGTCGCCTACGGTGGCGGTGACAACCGTGTCCACTTCCGGGTCGCGGACCATTTCATCGAGGGTGGACTCCCGCGAGCCGTTGAGAAAGAGGGGGGCTTTCTCGTCCCGCGAGCCTTCGCAGCTGACGAGCCTGGGCCGGAACTCCCGTACCTGGGACTCCAGTGTGTTGAGGCTCCTCCGCGCCGCCAGGCCGACCACTCGGAACCTGTCCGGGAATGTCCTGACGATATCGAGAGTCTGGGTGCCGATGGAGCCCGTGGAGCCGAGTACGGCCAGTCCCTTAGCTATGGTGCCCATATGACAAAATAATACACCACGACCAAATTGAAGACAATTGAATCCAACCTGTCCAGGACTCCCCCGTGGCCGGGCATAATCCGGCCAGAGTCCTTCACGCCCGTAATGCGCTTTAGCCTTGACTCCGCCAGGTCCCCGAGCTGGCCCCACACGCCCATCACAGCGCCGAGCGCGACGGCCGACAAGGCAGGTACTTGCAAATCGAGCGCGTACATGGCCGCAACGGCCGCGAGGACCGCGCCGGCGAATCCGCCAAATGTTCCTTCCCACGTCTTGCCCGGGCTTATTTTCGGCGCCATTTTGTGGCGGCCGATGGCGCGCCCGACAAAGAACGCCGCCGTGTCAGTTGCGAACGTAACGGCGATGAGGAAGAAGACCCATTCCATCCCCTGGTCGAGGCCCCGGAGCAGCGGCGCGTGGGCGAGTGTACCGCCGACGTACAGCACAGCACCAACCGTAGCCCCGACGCCCCGGAGGCCGATGTTCACGCCTTTCATCAGCCTGAGGAGGGATATGGCCGCTGTTGCGCCAAGGGCTGCGAGCAATGCCCCGTACACCGTTCCCTGGTAGTCAGAGGCGTACAGGTAAGCGGTCCATACGAGCGCGACCGCCCATAGGCCGGAAATGAAGTCGGATGCGCGCCATCCGATGTTTCGCGCCATACGGGCCGCTTCAAACGCCCCCAGGCAGGCCGCAAGGGCTACCAGGAACGCGAACCATGCCCCACCGGCCAGGACGGCCACAGCAAGCACTGGAATGCCCACGGCAGAGGTCAGAAGACGGGGCTTCAGGGTGCCCTTCTTTGCGGGCGCGGGGAGAGGAGCGGATGGGGCCGGAGTGGCTGGAGTCATCTGTCGCTATCGGGCGGCGTCATTACCTTGCCGAAACGGCGTGTGCGGCGGCTGAAGGCCACGAGTGACCGGGTGACCTCTTCCTCATCGAAGTCCGGCCAGAACGCCTGGGTTGTATAGTACTCGGCGTAAGCGGCCTGCCAGATGAGGAAGTTGCTGAGGCGCATCTCGCCGGCTGTGCGAATTATGAGGTCCGGGTCTGGAAACCCGCCCGTATACAGGTAGCTGCCGAACAGCTCCTCAGTGATGAGTTCCGGCCGAATACCGTCCTGGACTACCCGACGAATTGCATCAAGAATCTCCGCCCTGCCGCCGTAGTTGAAGGCAACGCCTAGGGTGAGGCTGGTATTGTTCTTTGTGAGGGCCGCAGCGTCGTCGATCGCCTCGCGGAGGTCAGGAGGAAGGTCGTAACTGCGGCCGACGTGCCGTATGCGGACGCCCTCCGCGTGGAGCGGCTCGAGCTCCTTCTTGATGGTGTCCCTGAGAAGGTGCATGAGGGCGTTCACTTCGTCCTGCGGGCGGTTCCAGTTCTCCGTGGAGAAGATAAACAGGCTGACGTATTTCACGCCGTAGCGGGCGAAGTGGCGGAGGACGCGGCGGATGTTGTCCGTCCCGGCGCGGTGTCCATCTGTGCGAGCGAGGCCGCGTGCATTGGCCCAGCGACCGTTACCGTCCATGATAATGCCGACGTGGGCGGGCACTACCGGGAGGGGAACGATCTCTGCCTGGCTGCTGCCGCTTCGAGGGGACTGGGCCTTGAAGGGCTCCGGGCTCAAACCGCCATCACCTCGGCCTCTTTGTCGTGTCGTATCTTGTCCAGCTTCGCGATGTAGGAGTCGGTCAGCTTCTGGAGCTGTTCCTGGGAGCGGCGGCTGTCGTCCTGGGAGAGGGACTTGTCCTTCTCCATTTTGCGGATCTCTTCGAGGGCGTCCCTTCGGATGTTTCGAACGGCTACGTGCGACTCCTCGGTCTTCTTGCCGACCACTTTGACCAGGTCCTTGCGCCGCTCTTGCGTGAGAGGGGGCATCGTCAAACGGATGATTGCGCCGTCGTTGCGGGGGGTGATGCCAATGTCAGACTTCATGATCGCCTTTTCGATGGCGGCTAGGGCT
This genomic stretch from SAR202 cluster bacterium harbors:
- a CDS encoding alpha/beta hydrolase, translated to MNRPLKITLIAAASLAALLSCGLLAGAWYVSGILKHDGLIVRDGPPVYDLAVVAVDTDSIRLRTSELTGDAIRWKTAGESGFRERMTTAGFGTILELTDSEVEREFEQVHGTFEPGDRVRIDRFTYDNDPLTALGLGYQDVEYASPFGSFPVWYFPGSRDTWVVFVHGRTANREEAYRMLPTVLDMGFPALVISYRNDPDGIATEKRLYEFGQTEWEELEGAVKYATDNGAEDVVLVGFSMGGAIVTNFMYQSDRTKDVRALVMDSPMLNFNATVDKGAEDRGLPGPFAWLAKYVAQVRFGVHWGKLDYLRDVDRLEAPILLFHGDADETVPKSTSDALAAARPDIVTYIETPGATHVGSWNVDRARYEAAVREFLSKP
- a CDS encoding proline--tRNA ligase, which codes for MRLSKLFGKTLREEPAEAELTSHKLMLRAGGIYQVASGVYSYLQLAWRSLRKIEEIIRQEMDAEGGQELRMPTLQPREIWDQTGRTAAFGPDLFQVTDRKERPLVIAPTHEEVLTMMVRANVRSYRDLPLTLYQIQTKFRDAPRPRGGLIRVREFDMKDAYSFHADWADLDTTYQAMVKAYNNIFRRCGLNFIMVEADRGAIGGKDSNEFMALSDAGEDTLIVCGRCSYAANAEKASFVKPPPDFIERPRKLEDVHTPGLKTIDELAEFLEIETMKTLKAVFYMADGKFTFVVIRGDLDINEVKLKNTLKVRDLRIALPEEVKANGIVAGSASPVGVAGVRVIADDPIKLGANWVVGANRPDYHIRNANLDRDFTVDLIADIAQAREGDECVRCGGPLATKRGIEVGHVFKLGTRYSDALNAVFADQSAAGEQHPIIMGCYGIGVGRLLAVAIEQNNDEKGIVFPREVAPWQVHLAALNVDKPEVAEAADALYRELTAAGVEVLYDDRVESAGVKFNDADLIGLPVRLVVSPRNLKQGVVEVKARKDGQGEAVAKEQVVVGVKGMF
- the ispG gene encoding flavodoxin-dependent (E)-4-hydroxy-3-methylbut-2-enyl-diphosphate synthase, whose product is MRKRRISKQIQVGSVKVGGGAPITVQSMTKTDTRDVAATVAQIKGAEEVGCEIIRCAVPDMEAAKALADIKKQVKIPVVADIHFHYQLALEALRSGVDCLRLNPGNIRDPEKVKEVVREAKSRQVPIRIGVNFGSLPPVGSIGKARGQSRHTDGVNKLKKAGDAVEGEYNVVDHMVETGLWEIGLLEALDFDLIKISLKAFDIDTTVEAYKRMADLVPYPLHLGITESGTAKSGSIRSAIGLGTLLYAGIGDTIRVSLSDDPKEEVYTGFEILKSLELRKQGAVLVACPSCGRADVDIRRLANTVGDLLKTTKTSIKVAVMGCEVNGPGEAKDADVGIAAGAGRAIIFRKGQKARIVEETDMLTALMEEVKKAEGELATAAK
- a CDS encoding PDZ domain-containing protein, yielding MLFGLPSWLLIFPVLGFLVFIHELGHFVTAKLFGIKVLEFGFGFPLRMVGFTYRGTIYSLNWLPFGGFVKMAGEEDPTDPQSFARQHPAKRSVVLVAGSFMNFLFPIVVFTTLFTLPHDVPVGTVVITGVEPNSPAHQAGLRSQDVVLEANGAPVKTHIDLAQVINSNLGKQVQLTVRRTVIVSGLPFSPDTAPVENVTVVPRLNPPTRTVVETVTDPATQIPLVEAQRLNPNVKLGNKWKEGAVGVRIGTANVHMVKESFPIWESVPMAFGQVWEVIVLTKNGFTQWFAGGPDPGLAGPVGIAQVTGEVAEVGGLMPILELMALLSISLCIINVLPIPALDGGRLLFVVIEWVRRGKRISPEREGLVHMVGFIVLIGLIVVISYRDIIKIINGESFLR
- a CDS encoding 1-deoxy-D-xylulose-5-phosphate reductoisomerase → MGTIAKGLAVLGSTGSIGTQTLDIVRTFPDRFRVVGLAARRSLNTLESQVREFRPRLVSCEGSRDEKAPLFLNGSRESTLDEMVRDPEVDTVVTATVGDVSLAPTIAAINAGKHIALANKESIILAGGMLTELARRRNVQILPLDSEPNAIWQCLRGEDMSISRLIITASGGAFRNLDPAQLAAVTPEQALKHPTWTMGKKITIDSATLMNKAFEVIEAHYLFGVPWEQIEVVIHPQSLIHSMVEFVDGSVKAQISPPDMRLPIQYALLYPDRVYNKNITRFNPVVSAALTFQEMRPKRYPCFELAIEVAKRGGTWPAALCGADDAAVDMFLARKIGFLDIHSVIREALWDFESCDDPSIEDVLLAASIGRERVRKVVEEA
- a CDS encoding phosphatidate cytidylyltransferase, with translation MTPATPAPSAPLPAPAKKGTLKPRLLTSAVGIPVLAVAVLAGGAWFAFLVALAACLGAFEAARMARNIGWRASDFISGLWAVALVWTAYLYASDYQGTVYGALLAALGATAAISLLRLMKGVNIGLRGVGATVGAVLYVGGTLAHAPLLRGLDQGMEWVFFLIAVTFATDTAAFFVGRAIGRHKMAPKISPGKTWEGTFGGFAGAVLAAVAAMYALDLQVPALSAVALGAVMGVWGQLGDLAESRLKRITGVKDSGRIMPGHGGVLDRLDSIVFNLVVVYYFVIWAP
- the uppS gene encoding di-trans,poly-cis-decaprenylcistransferase — translated: MPAHVGIIMDGNGRWANARGLARTDGHRAGTDNIRRVLRHFARYGVKYVSLFIFSTENWNRPQDEVNALMHLLRDTIKKELEPLHAEGVRIRHVGRSYDLPPDLREAIDDAAALTKNNTSLTLGVAFNYGGRAEILDAIRRVVQDGIRPELITEELFGSYLYTGGFPDPDLIIRTAGEMRLSNFLIWQAAYAEYYTTQAFWPDFDEEEVTRSLVAFSRRTRRFGKVMTPPDSDR
- a CDS encoding ribosome recycling factor; the encoded protein is MPTTQEVMAEAENRMKKSVQSLSKDMDSIRTGRASAALVESIPVEYYGAPTPLSQVATISVPESRVIAIQPWDKTALAAIEKAIMKSDIGITPRNDGAIIRLTMPPLTQERRKDLVKVVGKKTEESHVAVRNIRRDALEEIRKMEKDKSLSQDDSRRSQEQLQKLTDSYIAKLDKIRHDKEAEVMAV